In Flexistipes sp., the following proteins share a genomic window:
- the ectB gene encoding diaminobutyrate--2-oxoglutarate transaminase, protein MRIFENLESEVRGYIRSFPTIFEKAKGALLYDEQGEKYIDFFAGAGTLNYGHNNDKISEALIEYLKNDGVVHGLDLATTAKKNFLQKFSDTILAPRNLEYKIQFTGPTGTNAVETAIKIARMVKGRSNIVSFTNGYHGLTMGALALTGNAFYRDEAYISRSNVSFMPYDGYFGDDVNTIDYLRKFLDDPSSGLDLPAAIILETVQAEGGVNVASSQWLRDLEQLCRDYDILLIVDDIQVGNGRTGEFFSFEEAGINPDIITMSKAIGGGLPLALVLLKPELDQWKPGEHTGTFRGNNLAFVASAVALEYWDNDDLSQAVKSKSEVLRNRLEEIAEKYPDANASVRGRGLVYGLELPEKNFASEVSTKCFEKGLIIELAGALDQIVKFLPPLTIKEDVLKEGLDIIDESIGEILQEKKERLTGEF, encoded by the coding sequence ATGAGAATTTTTGAAAATCTTGAATCTGAAGTGAGAGGGTATATACGCTCATTTCCTACAATTTTTGAAAAAGCAAAGGGTGCACTTTTGTATGATGAGCAGGGTGAAAAATATATCGATTTTTTTGCCGGAGCCGGTACCCTGAATTATGGACACAATAATGACAAAATATCTGAAGCTCTGATTGAGTATTTAAAGAATGATGGAGTCGTTCACGGTCTTGATCTTGCAACAACTGCAAAGAAAAATTTCTTACAGAAATTTTCAGATACAATATTGGCTCCGCGTAATTTGGAATATAAAATTCAATTCACCGGCCCCACAGGAACAAATGCAGTGGAAACGGCTATTAAAATTGCCCGTATGGTTAAGGGGCGTTCCAATATTGTATCATTTACAAATGGATATCACGGTTTGACTATGGGGGCCCTTGCTCTTACAGGTAATGCATTTTACAGGGATGAAGCCTACATCAGCCGTAGTAACGTCTCTTTTATGCCTTATGACGGATATTTCGGTGACGATGTAAATACAATTGATTATTTGCGAAAATTCTTAGACGATCCCAGCAGCGGTCTTGATCTTCCTGCTGCAATTATTCTGGAAACTGTTCAGGCTGAAGGCGGCGTTAATGTTGCCTCAAGTCAGTGGCTTAGGGATCTTGAACAGCTCTGCCGCGACTACGATATTTTGCTTATAGTTGATGATATCCAGGTTGGTAATGGCAGAACTGGCGAATTCTTCAGCTTTGAAGAAGCCGGTATTAATCCGGATATTATTACAATGTCCAAGGCTATCGGTGGAGGTTTACCTCTGGCACTTGTTCTTTTAAAACCGGAGCTTGATCAATGGAAGCCGGGAGAGCACACTGGAACGTTCAGAGGGAATAATCTTGCTTTTGTTGCATCAGCAGTTGCCCTTGAATACTGGGACAACGATGATCTGAGCCAGGCTGTAAAAAGTAAGTCTGAGGTTTTGAGAAACAGACTGGAAGAGATTGCAGAAAAATACCCTGATGCAAACGCTTCTGTGAGAGGCAGAGGCTTGGTTTACGGTCTGGAGCTTCCTGAAAAGAATTTTGCTTCTGAGGTTTCCACAAAATGTTTTGAAAAAGGTTTGATTATAGAGCTTGCAGGTGCTTTGGACCAGATTGTTAAATTCCTTCCTCCACTTACAATTAAAGAGGATGTTTTAAAAGAGGGTTTGGATATTATTGATGAAAGTATAGGTGAAATTTTACAGGAGAAAAAAGAACGTTTAACAGGAGAGTTTTGA
- a CDS encoding OmpP1/FadL family transporter translates to MRKAKIAFLYVFMALLFPTFVFANGFQINEQGAKALGMGGAFVAQANDPSALYFNPAGITQLERAHLSLGVSPITPRASFESDVTGKTTDADVNTFFIPNFYYTMKNTEKISTGLAVFSNYGLATEWPENWEGRYVTGGTKAEIITMTINPNIAYKINDKISVAAGVDIQNMDITLKNKLAMLPYNGSILMLNSDGDSKLTADDWAYGWNAAVHYKITENWKAGISYRSEIKHEIKDGTAELSLPSGYLIGSGPVPAMNIQKTGSADITLPEILYLGTSYEIGKFTFELDGQWTGWSSYDELKIEFEDGSQQVSPKNWEDVWAIRLGAQYSVNKMLDLRAGIIRDYSPIPDDTVDPLVPSGDRWLYAVGLGFNFHRLTIDVAYNYLDDENREFDNEVGKKAPYGYVAPELTGEFKDIDAHIFGVNVSYKF, encoded by the coding sequence ATGAGAAAGGCAAAGATAGCGTTTTTATACGTATTTATGGCTTTACTATTTCCAACATTTGTTTTTGCTAACGGTTTCCAGATTAATGAACAGGGGGCTAAAGCTCTCGGTATGGGTGGGGCTTTTGTTGCACAGGCGAATGATCCGTCTGCTCTTTACTTTAACCCTGCAGGAATTACTCAGCTTGAAAGAGCCCACCTTTCTCTCGGTGTTTCACCGATAACACCCAGAGCTTCATTTGAGAGTGATGTCACAGGAAAAACCACAGATGCAGATGTAAATACTTTTTTTATTCCAAACTTCTATTACACGATGAAAAATACCGAAAAAATAAGTACAGGGTTGGCGGTATTTTCAAATTACGGTCTTGCAACAGAATGGCCTGAAAATTGGGAAGGTAGATACGTTACCGGAGGTACGAAGGCCGAGATTATTACGATGACGATTAATCCGAATATTGCCTATAAAATCAATGACAAAATAAGTGTAGCAGCGGGTGTTGATATCCAAAATATGGATATTACACTGAAAAATAAGCTTGCAATGTTGCCTTATAACGGGAGTATTTTAATGCTTAATTCAGACGGTGACTCCAAGCTTACTGCAGATGACTGGGCTTACGGGTGGAATGCTGCAGTTCATTATAAAATTACAGAAAACTGGAAAGCCGGGATTTCCTACAGAAGCGAAATTAAACATGAAATAAAAGACGGAACTGCTGAATTGTCACTTCCTTCAGGTTATCTTATTGGAAGCGGCCCGGTGCCTGCCATGAATATTCAGAAAACGGGAAGTGCTGATATAACATTACCTGAAATTCTTTATTTAGGTACTTCTTACGAAATAGGTAAATTTACTTTTGAACTGGACGGGCAGTGGACAGGTTGGTCATCTTATGATGAATTAAAGATTGAATTTGAAGACGGAAGCCAGCAAGTAAGCCCCAAAAACTGGGAAGATGTATGGGCAATAAGATTGGGGGCACAGTATAGTGTTAACAAGATGCTTGATTTGAGAGCGGGTATTATCAGAGATTATTCACCGATCCCGGATGACACTGTTGATCCTCTTGTACCTTCCGGAGACAGATGGCTGTATGCTGTGGGGCTTGGATTCAATTTTCACCGGTTAACAATAGACGTTGCGTATAATTATCTTGATGATGAAAACAGAGAATTTGATAATGAAGTGGGTAAGAAAGCTCCGTACGGTTATGTTGCACCGGAACTTACAGGGGAATTTAAAGATATAGATGCACATATCTTCGGTGTAAATGTTTCCTATAAATTTTAA
- the rsxA gene encoding electron transport complex subunit RsxA → MAELVLLFISAVLVNNFVLSRFLGLCPFFGVSRKLDTAIGMSFAVTFVMTVAGIITWIIQYSVLNPFGLGYLQTIVFILVIASLVQFVEIVLEKISPALYNSLGIFLPLITTNCAILGAAILNIQEGFSFIQMLVFTIGSALGFGLALIIFSGIRERVELADVPKYFRGVPIAFVTAGILALAFMGFSGLVK, encoded by the coding sequence ATGGCTGAACTGGTATTACTTTTTATCAGCGCTGTTTTGGTAAACAATTTTGTGCTCAGCAGGTTTTTGGGGCTCTGTCCTTTTTTCGGAGTTTCAAGAAAACTGGACACTGCAATAGGGATGAGCTTTGCAGTCACATTCGTCATGACTGTGGCAGGCATTATTACATGGATTATTCAATACAGCGTACTTAATCCTTTCGGGTTGGGTTATCTGCAGACAATTGTTTTTATACTGGTTATCGCTTCACTTGTTCAGTTTGTAGAGATTGTGCTTGAGAAAATATCCCCCGCTTTATATAACAGTCTCGGCATATTTCTGCCGCTTATTACGACAAACTGCGCCATTTTAGGTGCTGCAATACTGAACATACAGGAAGGTTTTTCTTTTATCCAGATGCTTGTTTTTACAATCGGATCGGCACTCGGTTTCGGGCTTGCACTTATCATTTTCTCCGGAATAAGGGAAAGGGTTGAGCTGGCCGATGTTCCTAAATACTTTCGGGGAGTACCGATAGCATTTGTTACAGCAGGTATTCTGGCTCTTGCGTTTATGGGATTTAGCGGACTTGTTAAATGA
- a CDS encoding CBS domain-containing protein yields MFVKNWMSENVVTVFPDTLLSTAADIISTKNIKHLPVINSENILKGIVTSSDIRKAFGKNASTENIRVDEIMSYTPITISEYDTLDDALLLIYQNMIGALPVIDSSFSLLGIIARYDILRAMVKIMSLEEVGSRIDVVLEDKPGMLEELAIQFKQMDINIISIMTVHAENNSRIVSVRIDSIFKKKVQNHLIAEGFKIYEPWKEDI; encoded by the coding sequence ATGTTTGTAAAAAATTGGATGAGTGAAAATGTTGTCACTGTTTTTCCTGACACTTTGTTAAGTACCGCTGCTGATATCATAAGCACAAAGAATATCAAGCACCTTCCGGTGATTAACAGTGAAAATATTCTTAAAGGGATTGTCACAAGCAGTGATATAAGAAAAGCTTTCGGCAAAAATGCTTCAACGGAAAATATCCGTGTCGATGAAATCATGTCTTATACTCCCATAACGATTTCAGAGTATGACACACTGGATGATGCCCTTTTGTTAATCTATCAGAATATGATCGGCGCATTGCCTGTAATTGACTCCAGCTTCTCCCTGCTGGGTATAATTGCAAGATACGATATTTTGAGGGCAATGGTAAAAATAATGAGTCTGGAAGAAGTGGGAAGCAGGATTGATGTTGTACTTGAAGATAAGCCGGGGATGCTGGAGGAACTGGCAATCCAATTTAAGCAAATGGATATTAACATAATAAGCATAATGACTGTACACGCCGAAAATAACAGCCGCATTGTTTCTGTAAGAATAGACAGTATTTTTAAGAAAAAAGTGCAAAATCATCTGATTGCTGAAGGATTTAAAATTTATGAACCATGGAAGGAAGATATTTAA
- a CDS encoding RnfABCDGE type electron transport complex subunit B, giving the protein MITPVIVLGSTGFVAGLGLFIASKKFAVKKDPKIEEVDELLPGANCGACGLPGCSSLAEAIVKGDVLPSACPVADNESVGKIAELLGIEAGTNVKHVARVKCNGGCHNSPEKYKYYGPGDCHSITMLAGGNKECIYGCVGGGSCVKACAFNAMEMGEDKIPRIFEDKCTACGMCVKACPRDIIELMPIENKFVVNCCSKDKGPETKKACSVGCIACRLCAKNCPVDAITVENNLAKIDPEICTNCGKCEEVCPMKTINNYCNHCASQS; this is encoded by the coding sequence ATGATTACACCTGTTATTGTACTCGGTTCCACCGGTTTTGTTGCAGGACTGGGTCTTTTTATCGCATCCAAAAAGTTTGCTGTTAAAAAGGACCCAAAAATAGAAGAAGTTGATGAACTTCTCCCCGGAGCAAACTGCGGGGCATGCGGCTTGCCCGGATGCTCATCGCTGGCAGAAGCTATTGTAAAAGGAGATGTTTTACCATCTGCGTGTCCGGTGGCGGACAATGAGTCAGTTGGTAAAATAGCAGAACTTCTCGGTATTGAAGCAGGAACCAATGTTAAACATGTTGCAAGGGTAAAGTGCAACGGAGGATGCCACAACTCACCTGAAAAGTATAAATATTACGGTCCTGGCGACTGCCACAGTATAACCATGCTTGCCGGTGGAAACAAAGAATGTATATACGGATGTGTAGGAGGCGGCAGCTGCGTGAAGGCATGCGCTTTCAACGCTATGGAAATGGGTGAAGACAAAATCCCCCGTATTTTTGAGGATAAATGTACCGCCTGCGGGATGTGTGTAAAAGCCTGCCCAAGAGATATCATTGAACTAATGCCGATTGAAAATAAATTTGTTGTAAACTGCTGTTCAAAGGATAAAGGACCGGAAACTAAAAAAGCATGCAGTGTGGGATGTATTGCCTGCAGACTGTGTGCCAAAAACTGCCCCGTTGATGCCATTACAGTGGAAAACAATCTGGCCAAAATCGATCCCGAAATATGCACAAACTGCGGAAAATGTGAAGAAGTCTGCCCAATGAAAACAATTAACAATTATTGTAATCACTGCGCCAGTCAAAGTTAA
- a CDS encoding Ig-like domain-containing protein, with the protein MFRKITYVLFILFSVSVLVSCGGGGSDDVETVSYNRLKFDTAESNMSIPFPNDVMWQETGGIVNLTAQAVGPSETALYSAIKALNIKGLSPNTPIAIPLASDIKLSSTSLYNSIRIFDLTGYQVNPTANNFFTDIEIKQNGNIINVYPLNPMAAGHKYLVIITGDLKDYRGYPVMPSPIYKTLRDTDNCSTLDSQDLQNLCSIYDPLWDIAANLTGKRKENLLEIFTFTTADKTLGLKDFGVIQQALLTKDFSIIDNSSIEGYSYANVSADNASNEYVEVDALSDLPLLCQNLYAQNPTLLPVVSDGTTYFKSPNLYELASIQAILENYNFPDNQSNYGAVCTSIFDNSSLYDNVSMKTAVNTQTPNGIVLFQHGLGGSKSNVDLIANEFSSYMVVGMDLPWHGGRVLNADLSETICDETQSGSCYLTDNPIYDRLNIYQSLLDMHTLTKMFGLQAVSQGLPLYLAGQSMGSITGSMLMNVDNITTSNVALQATEGQKAGNFINKGLLNVGGGNYAVLLNEATNSLITDLLSTLNLEKHSIEYYTTLGVFQLLLDPVDPAYFADNTAISGKVLLQSANHDTVIPNVSNKVLAHAYNFDPGVTITGDDTAASGAIASPSAGWYMFGSGDNWVNHGFMLNTSNLNDLYPEAFGYLNQTYVENMQGLAITQALNFLSAQPQ; encoded by the coding sequence ATGTTTAGAAAAATTACGTATGTTTTGTTTATATTATTTTCCGTTTCTGTTTTGGTTTCATGCGGCGGAGGCGGTTCGGATGATGTGGAGACTGTAAGTTATAATCGTCTGAAGTTTGATACTGCTGAATCGAATATGTCCATACCTTTTCCCAATGATGTTATGTGGCAGGAAACAGGTGGCATTGTTAATCTGACAGCACAGGCAGTGGGTCCTTCTGAAACAGCTCTTTATTCAGCTATCAAAGCACTGAATATTAAGGGTCTCAGCCCCAATACACCGATTGCCATTCCCCTGGCGAGCGATATTAAGCTGAGTAGCACTTCTCTATACAATAGTATCAGAATATTTGATTTGACAGGTTATCAGGTTAATCCAACTGCCAACAATTTTTTTACTGATATCGAAATTAAACAAAACGGTAATATAATCAATGTTTATCCGTTAAACCCTATGGCAGCCGGTCACAAGTATCTTGTAATTATAACCGGGGATCTTAAGGATTACCGTGGTTATCCTGTAATGCCTTCTCCAATTTACAAAACATTAAGGGATACGGATAATTGCAGTACTCTCGATTCTCAGGATTTGCAAAATCTTTGCAGTATTTATGATCCGCTTTGGGATATAGCTGCAAACCTGACGGGTAAGAGAAAAGAAAATCTTCTTGAAATATTCACATTTACCACAGCTGATAAAACGTTGGGATTGAAGGATTTTGGTGTAATACAGCAAGCATTATTAACCAAAGATTTCTCCATTATCGACAATAGCTCTATCGAAGGATACAGTTATGCTAATGTGTCTGCGGATAATGCCTCGAATGAATATGTTGAAGTGGATGCTCTGAGTGACTTGCCTTTGTTATGTCAAAACTTGTACGCACAAAATCCAACTTTACTTCCAGTAGTCAGTGACGGTACAACCTATTTTAAGTCGCCTAATCTTTATGAGCTTGCATCTATTCAGGCTATACTGGAAAATTATAATTTTCCGGATAATCAGTCGAATTATGGTGCTGTTTGTACTTCTATATTTGACAATTCCTCTCTATATGACAATGTTTCAATGAAAACTGCTGTAAACACTCAAACTCCAAATGGCATTGTTTTATTTCAGCACGGTCTCGGAGGGAGTAAATCCAATGTCGACTTAATTGCCAATGAGTTCAGCAGTTATATGGTAGTGGGTATGGATCTGCCGTGGCATGGAGGCAGAGTTTTAAATGCAGATTTGTCTGAGACAATTTGTGATGAAACTCAGTCCGGAAGCTGTTATTTAACGGACAATCCAATATATGACAGACTTAATATTTACCAGTCACTTCTGGATATGCATACACTCACAAAAATGTTCGGCCTGCAGGCCGTCAGTCAGGGATTACCTCTGTATCTTGCAGGGCAGTCGATGGGATCTATTACGGGCTCTATGCTTATGAATGTTGATAATATTACCACATCAAATGTTGCTTTGCAGGCTACAGAAGGACAAAAGGCGGGTAATTTTATCAATAAAGGCTTGCTGAATGTCGGCGGCGGCAATTATGCGGTGCTGCTCAATGAAGCTACAAACAGTCTGATAACAGATTTGCTTTCGACACTGAATCTTGAAAAGCACAGTATCGAATACTATACAACACTCGGTGTGTTTCAGCTGCTTCTTGATCCTGTGGATCCAGCTTATTTTGCTGACAATACAGCGATAAGCGGTAAAGTTCTGCTTCAGTCTGCAAACCATGATACGGTTATACCCAATGTATCAAATAAAGTACTTGCGCATGCTTATAATTTTGATCCCGGAGTAACAATTACCGGAGATGATACAGCAGCTTCAGGTGCGATAGCTTCTCCTTCTGCCGGCTGGTATATGTTCGGCAGCGGAGATAACTGGGTCAATCATGGATTCATGCTTAATACTTCTAATTTAAACGATTTATATCCCGAAGCGTTTGGTTATCTGAACCAGACCTATGTGGAAAATATGCAGGGGCTTGCAATAACACAGGCTTTGAATTTTTTGAGTGCTCAGCCTCAATAA
- a CDS encoding histone deacetylase family protein encodes MLGFIYHNDFLRHNTGEKHPEHPSRLKSVYNHLFESDLVKTDRVNAVKAEFNYDINRIARIHSPGYIENFKKESNTGNSYFQNKENVIDSTSFDTAVKSSFSGLYASDLLLNGDFKQLFVASRPPGHHADYSRAYGFCFFNNVAITAKYLLDSKVFQKIMVIDIDVHHGNGTQNIFYDSKNVFYYSIHEHPTFLFPGTGRFFDTGKNSGKGFTINSPMKPESGDDDYFKELLKKLYPAVCEFKPEIILVSAGYDGHKDDIMGDISLSTNGFRRIFYALKYLAAEYCEDRIMIFLEGGYEPEVLASCVLNTLDVMTDGYDINIFDALATADMFGLF; translated from the coding sequence GTGCTTGGATTTATCTATCACAACGACTTTTTGAGACATAACACCGGTGAAAAGCATCCGGAACATCCCTCGAGATTAAAGTCCGTTTACAATCATCTTTTTGAAAGTGATTTGGTAAAAACCGATCGTGTAAATGCAGTAAAAGCTGAATTTAACTATGATATAAACCGAATTGCACGAATCCATTCACCGGGTTATATTGAGAATTTTAAAAAAGAGTCTAATACAGGAAACAGTTATTTTCAGAATAAAGAAAATGTAATTGATTCAACAAGTTTTGATACCGCTGTAAAGAGCAGCTTTAGCGGACTGTACGCATCAGATCTCCTTTTAAACGGAGATTTCAAGCAGCTTTTTGTTGCATCAAGACCACCCGGACATCATGCCGATTACAGCAGGGCTTACGGTTTTTGCTTTTTCAATAATGTAGCGATTACAGCAAAATATCTTTTGGATTCCAAAGTTTTTCAAAAAATAATGGTTATAGATATCGATGTACACCACGGAAACGGTACCCAAAACATCTTTTATGACAGTAAAAATGTTTTCTATTACAGCATTCACGAACACCCGACTTTCCTTTTTCCCGGGACAGGAAGATTTTTTGACACAGGTAAGAACAGTGGAAAAGGTTTCACTATAAATTCACCGATGAAACCGGAAAGCGGAGATGATGATTATTTCAAAGAACTGCTTAAGAAATTGTACCCTGCTGTCTGCGAGTTTAAACCGGAAATTATTTTGGTTTCAGCAGGTTATGACGGTCATAAAGATGATATTATGGGTGATATTTCTTTGAGCACAAATGGATTCCGCAGAATTTTTTACGCTCTGAAATATCTGGCTGCAGAATATTGTGAAGACAGAATCATGATTTTTTTGGAAGGTGGTTATGAGCCCGAGGTTTTAGCAAGTTGTGTTTTAAATACGCTTGACGTAATGACTGACGGCTACGACATAAACATCTTCGACGCACTTGCAACAGCTGATATGTTCGGGTTATTTTAG
- the accD gene encoding acetyl-CoA carboxylase, carboxyltransferase subunit beta, which produces MGLKGLLFDKIKKVKTANKKEIKENLWIKCDKCQEISYKDEIKKNFHACPSCGNHFKISGREKIQIIVDENSFVEIDQNLVSQDPLKFRDSKKYTDRLKSATKKTKLNNAFISGIGSVNGRSVNIGAFEFSFLGGSMGSVVGEKISRLIESAIVNKNHVITISCSGGARMQESILSLMQMAKTSAALKKLERSGLAHISILTDPTTGGVTASFAMLGDVIIAEPNALIGFAGPRVIEQTIKQKLPDDFQKSDFLLEHGMVDMVLHRKDWKPTISKMLDFFG; this is translated from the coding sequence ATGGGACTTAAAGGGCTTTTATTTGACAAAATAAAAAAAGTAAAGACGGCAAATAAAAAAGAAATTAAAGAAAACTTATGGATTAAATGCGATAAATGTCAGGAAATAAGTTATAAAGACGAGATAAAGAAGAACTTTCACGCCTGCCCGTCATGTGGAAACCATTTTAAAATTTCCGGAAGGGAAAAAATTCAGATTATTGTTGATGAAAACTCTTTTGTTGAAATCGATCAAAACCTTGTTTCCCAGGATCCATTAAAATTCAGAGACTCTAAAAAATATACTGACAGACTTAAATCTGCTACTAAAAAAACAAAACTTAATAATGCATTCATTTCGGGAATAGGCAGTGTAAACGGCAGAAGTGTTAACATCGGGGCATTTGAATTCAGTTTTCTCGGCGGCAGTATGGGCAGTGTCGTTGGTGAAAAAATTTCCCGCCTGATAGAGTCTGCAATTGTCAATAAAAATCATGTTATCACAATCAGCTGTTCCGGCGGTGCACGTATGCAGGAAAGCATACTCTCGCTGATGCAGATGGCCAAAACTTCAGCCGCTCTGAAAAAGCTTGAGCGCTCGGGACTGGCTCATATAAGCATTCTGACAGACCCCACAACGGGCGGTGTCACAGCAAGTTTTGCAATGCTCGGTGATGTTATAATAGCCGAACCCAATGCTCTTATAGGATTTGCCGGCCCGCGTGTAATAGAACAAACAATCAAACAAAAGTTGCCGGACGATTTTCAGAAATCCGATTTTCTGCTTGAGCATGGAATGGTTGACATGGTTCTGCACAGAAAGGACTGGAAGCCCACCATTTCAAAAATGCTGGATTTTTTCGGATAA
- a CDS encoding ectoine synthase: MIVKHLSDLKGTDDEVYGEKGTWVSRRFLLKKDGMGFSFHETTIFAGTETYLWYKNHLEAVYCVGGEGEIEDLGTGKIHPIKDGTMYALNNHDKHYLRSKKDMRLICVFNPPLVGREDHDEDGAYPLLDE; the protein is encoded by the coding sequence ATGATTGTGAAGCATTTAAGTGATTTGAAAGGAACCGATGACGAAGTCTACGGGGAGAAGGGGACCTGGGTTAGCCGCAGGTTTCTTCTGAAAAAAGACGGCATGGGTTTTTCTTTTCATGAAACAACAATATTTGCAGGAACTGAAACATATCTTTGGTATAAAAACCATCTGGAAGCCGTTTACTGTGTCGGCGGAGAAGGTGAAATTGAAGATTTGGGTACGGGGAAGATACACCCTATCAAAGACGGGACTATGTACGCACTGAATAATCATGATAAGCATTATCTCAGGTCGAAAAAAGACATGAGGTTAATCTGTGTTTTTAACCCTCCTCTTGTTGGACGCGAGGACCACGACGAGGACGGAGCCTACCCTCTTTTAGATGAATAA
- the ectA gene encoding diaminobutyrate acetyltransferase has protein sequence MEDNIIIRRPVVKDAFGIWTLIKNSKPLDLNSKYAYMLFCTHFRDTSVVAIDPDQDDKVVGFVSGYRPPVQPDALFVWQVVVDSSMRGRGLAPRIIRDILEREYNQDINYIQATVGPSNKPSEGLFRKLAKYYDAKCETSVFFSKEDFGEGDHEEEVLFHIGPIKRG, from the coding sequence ATGGAAGATAATATAATTATAAGAAGACCTGTAGTGAAAGATGCCTTTGGAATTTGGACATTAATAAAAAATTCCAAACCTTTGGATTTAAACTCTAAATATGCTTACATGCTGTTCTGTACTCATTTCAGGGACACGTCTGTAGTTGCCATCGATCCGGACCAGGATGATAAGGTTGTTGGTTTTGTCTCTGGATACAGACCTCCTGTGCAGCCGGATGCACTTTTTGTGTGGCAGGTGGTTGTGGACAGTTCCATGCGCGGCAGAGGGCTGGCTCCGAGAATAATCAGAGATATTTTGGAAAGAGAGTATAATCAGGATATTAACTATATCCAAGCTACTGTTGGCCCTTCAAATAAGCCTTCAGAGGGGCTCTTCAGGAAACTTGCCAAATATTATGACGCCAAATGTGAAACATCTGTATTTTTCAGTAAAGAAGATTTTGGAGAAGGTGATCATGAAGAGGAAGTACTGTTTCATATAGGGCCTATTAAGAGGGGGTGA
- a CDS encoding bifunctional folylpolyglutamate synthase/dihydrofolate synthase, translated as MDVTLSDFFNSRKEFKQLDLTLDRISNALTDIGFSEKNLGKIVHIAGTNGKGSTAYYLAQMLRKDGCNVAMFTSPHIDDITERIQYNLENINYKDFQHLFHKNLNIIKKHALTFFEALTLIAFDFFSDKSPHISIIETGLGGRYDATNILNKKIPVITTISQDHIKFLGKNIYKIIEEKIAICKDNSDIFIGDNKNFINTHISKLLPDKNLYFLKDSENLDTADINFSLSSEIYKFITNKEIEIKAVNLKTLPCRMERIGNFTLDGAHNIAALYRIQKSKDRYDAVIFSCTNERDVETSVNILKTKAKKIYLTEIPDNDRSIDISNIDIDAVYRIKDPKIIIDSFLKQNELQKVLITGSLYFCAWCRKYIKGAV; from the coding sequence ATGGATGTAACTTTATCCGACTTTTTTAATTCACGCAAAGAATTCAAGCAATTGGACCTTACTCTTGACCGCATTAGTAATGCACTTACGGATATCGGTTTTAGTGAAAAAAACTTAGGAAAAATTGTACATATTGCAGGAACAAACGGAAAAGGCTCCACAGCTTATTATCTGGCACAGATGCTTCGCAAAGACGGCTGCAATGTGGCTATGTTCACTTCTCCTCATATAGATGATATCACCGAGCGTATACAATACAACCTCGAAAACATAAATTATAAAGATTTTCAGCATTTATTTCATAAGAACCTGAACATAATTAAAAAACATGCCCTGACATTTTTTGAGGCACTTACATTAATAGCTTTTGATTTTTTCTCGGACAAAAGTCCCCACATCTCAATCATAGAAACAGGTCTCGGCGGCAGATACGATGCTACAAACATTTTAAATAAGAAAATCCCTGTTATCACAACAATTTCTCAGGATCACATAAAATTTTTAGGTAAAAATATTTACAAAATAATTGAAGAAAAAATTGCCATATGCAAAGATAATTCGGATATCTTCATAGGAGACAACAAAAATTTTATTAATACCCATATATCCAAGCTTCTACCAGACAAAAATCTTTATTTTTTAAAAGATTCAGAAAACCTGGATACGGCAGATATTAACTTTTCTCTGTCATCTGAAATTTATAAATTTATTACAAACAAAGAGATTGAGATAAAAGCTGTAAATTTAAAAACTCTGCCCTGCAGAATGGAAAGAATCGGAAATTTCACACTGGACGGCGCTCATAATATCGCTGCTCTTTACAGAATCCAGAAATCAAAAGATAGATATGATGCCGTAATATTTTCGTGTACAAACGAACGGGATGTGGAAACATCTGTGAATATTCTTAAAACAAAAGCAAAAAAAATCTATCTGACCGAAATACCGGACAATGACAGAAGCATAGATATTTCCAATATTGACATTGACGCAGTTTACAGGATAAAAGACCCAAAGATAATAATAGACAGTTTTTTAAAACAAAATGAATTGCAAAAGGTATTAATAACAGGCTCACTGTATTTTTGTGCCTGGTGCAGAAAATATATCAAAGGTGCCGTTTGA